Part of the Homo sapiens chromosome 11 genomic scaffold, GRCh38.p14 alternate locus group ALT_REF_LOCI_1 HG142_HG150_NOVEL_TEST genome is shown below.
AAAGTCAAGATAttcaatatattcaatatatCCATACAACAAAATTGCACCTCTACTCAATgcattcagaaagaaagaaagaaagagagagagaaagggaaaaaaagagaaagagaggaaagaaggaaggaaggaaggaaggaaggaaaaggtagaaagagaaaaaaggaaggagagaaagaagctgATGCAAGGCAGGCATAAACTTTCACTAATAAACTCAGAATCTCCatcaacatatttaaaaaatcaataaacaagcaaacatgAAATGAGTGAaagtgaaaaatacataaatggataatttttatttgttttttcaaaattatatcaaagaCTACCACCacaaaacctgaaaataaaaagaatattgagTCAAAGCACCCTGTTGCAACAGAATCTTGTTAaatcagcaacttttttttttttttttaccagacaCAGAATTAACTGGGAAAAGGAAGGATTAACAGTACCTATAACACATGGAATTCGTGAATTTTCAAACTCCAccagtaaaaagaaaagacaatttatTGAGTGAAAATTCCAGCAAAGTCAAGCTGGAAGAGTAGATAAGCTTTTATATGTTCCAAGTTTCAGGTGAATTACCACCCCAACCCCTGTGCAGTCTCAATACAGGTGTCGCCAAAGGATCGTGAATGATTGAAACTGTGCTCAAGGTAATTAAGGATGTCACAAATGTGCAGCATATACACCCTTTCAGTAGGACAAGTAAAGACTTGTCCTTGTTTCCCTAAGGAAAACAAAacgctgaaaaaaaaaaaagctaactgaGTCAAGTAGAATCATTGGGAAGAAAAGCTTCACTAAGAAAGGAGAATTCTGGGAGATGTAGTTCTCAGAACACTTAGGGCAACATAAAATGTCTAAGGTGTGGAGAACCACTTTGAAAGGCAAGAACTGACTGTCTATAGGACTCAAGGAAGAGCAGGGAGAATTTGCTCATAAATTAGGCTTAGGTCTGAGAGCTAAAGTAGCTTTACAGTAATATTTTAAGGCCACAATGAAAGCTAGAGAGTGATTCCTTCAGCATGAACCTGGAAAAGTTACTTTGATATATCACCAACTTCCTATGTACCTTCTTCTGAGAGTCAAGATGCCCAGCACATTTAAACATGGATGGAGCAAGAAGATGGCAATTGAACTCCATATGATGAGAGTTAAAGTATACAAggatgaaaataacaaaataatgttttagaaGGTTGCCAGCAGCCCGTTACCATTGTCAGCAGCCTCAGCTACCTTATTCTGTCCTCTAGTCATTATCTATTCTGAAGCAATGATAAATTTATGTAATAGCTAGTTTTCTAAAGTtttaatataaacagaaaaatttacCATTTATAAGTGTCAGTTATATGAATTTTGATAAACACAAGTAGGTAAGCAAATCAAGTTATAGTATATTTTCATTACCCTATAAAGTCCTCTCATCACTTTGTAGCCAATTACTTTCCTTTACTCCCAAGTTCTGGCAACCACAGATGTGCTTTCTGTTGTGATTTTGCCTGGTCCAGGATATTATATCAATGGAATCACAATGTATGTAACTTTTTGAGTTTGGCTTTTTCAACTTAGCAAGAAGTATTTGAGATTCATTCCTGTActagataattatattttatacctACTTAtcactgagtagtattccatattaTGGATGTACTacaattgttttattcattcactagGTGTtggaaatgtgtttatttttctgagtaATGTGCCTTTGAATTTCAtccatgtctttttatgacttgatagttcatttctttttagagctgaataatatttcattatctgGATAAACCACagtttattaatacatttatttactgAAGAGCATTTTAGTTGCTtgtaagttttggcaattataaataaagcttctgtaaacatccatgtgcaaaaCTTTGTGTGGATATTGTTTCCTTTGGGTAAGCACCAAGGAGCATGATTACTGGATTATAAGTaaatttagctttgtaagaaGCTTCCAAACTGTCTTGCAAAGTAGTTggaccattttgcattcccaccagtaatgaatgagaattcctgttttcctgttGCTGCACATCACCGCCAGCTTTTGCTGTTTTCTGTGTTCTGGGATTTTGGTCACTCTAGTTATGAAGAGATATATCAttgttttttttgcatttccttgatgacctATGATGTGGAGCATCAATTTCATATGGTTACATGCCATATGTATATCTTTTATGGGGTATCtttgactcatttttaaaatcatttttttttttttttgagacggaatcttgctctgtcgcccacgctggcgTGCggaggcacaatctcagctcactacaacctctgcctttcaggctggaagctggaactacaggcgagccactgcacccggcctttttgaCCATTTTAGGTGGTTTTTAAGGTCTTTgactcatttttaaatcaggttgtttGTGTTCCTATTGAGTTTTAAacagttctttgtaaattttagataacagtcttttatcagatgtgtccttgcaagtattttctcctagtctgttgtcatttcattcttttgatcATCCATGTATTTTTCATCACATTTTGGATAATTTCTTATGTGCATATCAAAGAACAAGTATATAGATTAGTATATCAATTCTTGAAGATAGAAAAGATCTCGCAGAACTTAAAAAATTGACCTTTAACTCTGCCATATATCTGAGTCTAATGTTCTAGTTCACAGAAAATTATTACATAGAACATCTGCATATTGCCCTAACTCTTCTGTTAATATTCTCTATTCATAGATTTACCTTATAATTATGTGCATTAATATCtcctctattaatttttttttttgagatggaatctcactctttcacccaggctagagtgtgcagtggcatggtctcggctcactgccaacctctaccacctgggttcaagcaattctcatgcctcagcctccccagtagctgggattacaggcgtccaccaccaagcccggctaattttttgtatttttagtagagatggggtttttccatgttggccaggctgttctcgaactcctgacctcaggtgatctgcctgtctcggcctcccaaagtgctgggattacaggcatgagccaccgcacctggcctattaaaTTTTCAATGAAGTTAAATCTCTCTCATACCATTTAGAATTAGAGGACtgtcaaatttaaataaatatagtaaCCTTTATTAAATGATTATATGTCTTGTCATAGGTTatgttttcatattatttcattatgtatgtgACAATAGGACTTCCAGATAATTCATAGGTTATAATTTcaagaagaaactgaattttagaGAATTTAAGTTATTAATTTGATAGCATGTAGATAATTAGAATCAGAGCTAGCACTATGGCCTGTATTATTAGCTTTCTTTTTCAgtaatatgcatatttttttccACTGGGGGATTATTTTGGACCTAGGTAGAAAGTACACTTATGTGATCATTGGAATCATGTAATGCATGTTCCAGATCAGTTACTTGttcactacagaaaaaaaaaaaaatcataatttgttTTATCCCAGAAGAGAATTagtgtgttttcttctttgggcATCCCTGTGGAATTCTAGAGCTCAAGGGCCTGGTATAAGAATTCAAATGCACAATATTCATAGCATACCTGAATTGAGTGAGCAGTTCATTTCCAAAGGTAAGAGAAAAGGAATCTGATCACTTGTAAAATATTAAGAAGCTCTCACCTTGAATTTAAGACTAAAACATATTTCTTactatttaaatataagaaagagGGTTCTGTTTAATGTGAAGCTGTATTACAAATTGAATCACATACTTTCCAAGGATCATAGGAGAGAATACGTGTGTTGTTTTAGCaacagtttataaaaataattgtattacttgttattggatggtatttattttatagaaatttcaGAAGTTACGTAAGAATCATAGTAAAAGGATAGCCATAATTCATTTTTGATATAAATATGTCACAAAAATACACCCAAGGACTTCACAGGCATAATGACCAAATGATCATATAAATTGACACGTCTGATATTGGTTTTAagttaaaatctgaaaaataataatgcttaaaAAAACTGCACAGGCCAAAATGAACAAATTGGTGATAtttttttcaggaaagaaaagtgaaacacaaaaggaaaaataaatgaaaaatgaacacCAAATTCTTTTGGTTTGCAAACAAGGTGCATCTATCTCCAGAATCAAATCTCTTGTATCCACCACCATTCTGTAAGTACTAATGCAACAGCAGgataattgccaaaaaaaaaaaaaggatttgaaatGGTTTGGTcagaaagactgtctcaaatgataaattttaatataagccTGACATTGCATTTTCTAGTTATCTGggcatatttaaatattaaataacttacATACTGTTTTTCCCATTTAAATACAACCCACTCTTATAATGTAGATATGattgtttccatatttaaaatgagaaaaataaagtaattcaaTGGACTTTTTAGAAAACCTAGGAATAGCACTCAGTCTTTATGAGTTTTGAAACAATTTAATATTAAGAATAGATGGTAGTACATTTGATGGAAAATGAACAGGAAATTAAACTGATTAAATAGACTTtttttacactttaagttctggggtacatgtgcagaatgtgcagttttgttacataggtatacacgtgccacggtggtttgctgcacgcaTCAACCCGACACCTACCTTAGGTATTTCTCGTAacgttatccctcccctagcctcccaccctCCGACCGGCCctggcgtgtgatgttccccttcctatgtccatgtgttctcattgttcaactcccacttacgtgtgagaacatgcggtgtttggttttcggttcttgagatagtttgctgagaatgatggcttccagcttcatccatgttaaaaagataaatttagtgcatgattgaataaaataatttatttaatttatttaattacagTAATGTATCCACTTGGACCCAATTTTATCACCACCTGTGCATTTGCTGACAAGGATTTCATCTTGCTTTTCCAAGAAACGAACATGAGGATATAATTGGATAAACTTAATTTTCACAGGCTGTTGCATTTAGTACATATAAACAATAGCTAAAATGTCAGGGTTGCCTTCAGATATGGATCTATACAAGCTTCAATTAAACAATTTTACTGAAGTCACCATGTTTATATTAATAAGCTTCACAGAAGAATTTGATGTGCAAGtcttcctatttttattatttttagcaatCTATCTATTCACTCTAATAGGCAATTTAGGGCTGGTTGTACCGATCATTGGGGATTTCTGGCTTCACAGCCCAATGTACTATTTTCTTGGTGTTTTATCATTCTTGGATGTCTGCTATTCTACAGTTGTCACTCCAAAAATGTTGGTCAATTTCCTggcaaaaaataaatctatttcatttcttGGATGTGCAACACAGATGTTTCTTGCTTGTACTTTTGGAACCACAGAATGCTTTCTCTTGGCTGCAATGGCTTATGATCGCTATGTAGCCATCTACAACCCTCTCCTGTATTCAGTGAGCATGTCACCCAGAGTCTATGTGCCACTCATCACTGCTTCCTATGTTGCTAGCATTTTACATGCTACTATACATACAGTGGCTACATTTAGCCTGTCCTTCTGTGGATCCAATGAAATTAGGCATGTCTTTTGTAATATGCCTCCTCTGCTTGCTATTTCTTGTTCTGACACTCACGTAATCCAGCTTCTATTCTTCTACTTTGTGGGCTCTATTGAGATAGTCACTATCCTGATTGTCCTGATCTCCTATGGTTTTATTCTGTTGGCCATTCTGAAGATGCAGTCTGCTGAAGGGAGGAGAAAAGTCTTCTCTACATGTGGAGCTCACCTAACTGGAGTGACAATTTATCATGGGACAATCCTCTTCATGTATGTGAGACCAAGTTCCAGCTACACTTCGGACAATGACATGATAGTGTCAATATTTTATACCATTGTGATTCCCATGCTGAATCCCATCATCTACAGTTTGCGGAACAAAGATGTAAAGGAGGCAATCAAAAGATTGCTTGTGAGAAATTGGTTCATAAATaagttatagttttaaaattgagTAAAGTTGCAAATAATATTGGGTGTCAGTCCACATCTCTATGGTCAGAAAGtagagaagaaaatgtgtttcttttagtTAACAGTGCTTGTAACttctagaatattttcaaataaagcatCAATCAGCCTACTAATTCACCATTTTAGAAATATCAATATATTGTATCATGTATAAAATATGGCTTGTATTCATAGCCTATGACAATGTTTAAACTAATCTGCATTAAATATTCATTGATGTGCAAACAttgctgtttttagtttttgtataacTTGATTTTCACTGGCTATGTTAATAATGATGTCCTCTGGATTCTATGGCTTCATGTGTTCCTACATAACTCTATAATGGGTGCTAAAgtaagttttcccagcaccatttattgaagaggctctcctttccccaatgtattttcttggcacctttgttgaaaatgagttccaTAGTATAATCTGAAGTCAGATAATGTTATGTGGGTGGCAAGCCATCCAGGTGCTGAGAcaagagaccgagggcacgagctgttccagtataataaaatatataaaacaataagagTTATACTAGATCTAGATCatagacatgattatatatgaatatcattaatcattagtttgtagcaattactctttattccaatgttataataatcctcgctctataatcataacctaggaaaaaccaggccatacagaggtaggagctgaggggacatagtgagaagtgaccagaaggcaagagtgcgagccttctgttttGCCTGGACAGGGTCACCAGAGgtctccttggtctagcggtaatgccagcgtctgggaagacgcccgttgCCAAGCTGACCATGGTCTAGCGGTAGcctcagtgtcaaggaaaaacacccgctacttagcTGACCAGGAAAGGGAttctccctttccctgggggagtttagagaagactctactcctccacctcttgtggagggcctgacatgaGTCAGGCCCGCCCACAGTTATCctgaggcctaaccgtctccctgtgatactgtgcttcagtggtcacgctcctagtccgccttcatgttccaccctgtacacctggctctgccttttagataacagtagcaaaattagtgaaagtactaaaagtctctgatatgcagaaataatggcgcaagctgtctctctctctccctctctctctctgccttggctgccaggcagggaagggccccctgtccagtggacacgtaaCCCACATGACCTTACCTACCATTagagatgactcacactctttaccctgccccttttactttg
Proteins encoded:
- the OR5T1 gene encoding olfactory receptor 5T1, translated to MSGLPSDMDLYKLQLNNFTEVTMFILISFTEEFDVQVFLFLLFLAIYLFTLIGNLGLVVPIIGDFWLHSPMYYFLGVLSFLDVCYSTVVTPKMLVNFLAKNKSISFLGCATQMFLACTFGTTECFLLAAMAYDRYVAIYNPLLYSVSMSPRVYVPLITASYVASILHATIHTVATFSLSFCGSNEIRHVFCNMPPLLAISCSDTHVIQLLFFYFVGSIEIVTILIVLISYGFILLAILKMQSAEGRRKVFSTCGAHLTGVTIYHGTILFMYVRPSSSYTSDNDMIVSIFYTIVIPMLNPIIYSLRNKDVKEAIKRLLVRNWFINKL